In Gambusia affinis linkage group LG08, SWU_Gaff_1.0, whole genome shotgun sequence, a single window of DNA contains:
- the LOC122836239 gene encoding cytochrome c oxidase subunit 5A, mitochondrial, with product MFRAAVRLSVSGARSLTRTQPRCQAPLASRCYSHGKQETDEEFDARWITYFNKPDIDAWELRKGMNTLIGYDLVPEPKILEAALRACRRLNDLASAIRILEAVKDKAGPHKDIYPYVIQELKPTLSELGISTPEELGLDKI from the exons ATGTTCAGAGCTGCCGTCCGACTGTCGGTCTCCGGTGCTCGGAGTTTAACTCGAACACAACCGAGGTGCCAAg CTCCTCTGGCATCAAGGTGTTACTCCCACGGGAAACAGGAGACAGATGAAGAGTTTGATGCCCGCTGGATTACATATTTCAACAAGCCTGACATCGATGCATGGGAGTTGAGGAAAG GGATGAACACGTTGATCGGGTACGACCTGGTACCAGAACCAAAGATTCTTGAGGCGGCGCTGAGAGCCTGCCGCAGACTAAACGACCTGGCCAGCGCCATCCGCATCCTGGAGGCGGTGAAG GACAAAGCCGGGCCTCATAAAGACATCTACCCGTACGTGATCCAGGAGCTCAAGCCCACATTAAGCGAACTCGGCATTTCCACACCTGAAGAGCTTGGACTTGATAAAAT ATGA
- the rpp25a gene encoding ribonuclease P protein subunit p25a — translation MEDLSSSLSSGVQLAASCPPQPEQSTRRRIGRSEERAPFPIPGLAADVLHMRVKEGSKIRNLLRFATARMQGEGQDSSAAAVRQVVFTGLGRGITKTITCVEILKRKVAGLHQVSKLCYMTVNEVWESAPQEAATTTVERTVPAICILLSKDPLDPQELGYQPPQTFSGPTEEEERRGDLRRTAGRPNSLHAAKRLSLDDWTRCPPKTYKV, via the coding sequence ATGGAAGATCTGTCTTCTTCACTGTCTTCTGGTGTCCAGCTTGCAGCATCTTGTCCTCCACAACCGGAGCAGAGCACCCGGCGGCGAATTGGCCGCTCTGAGGAGAGAGCCCCTTTTCCCATTCCTGGCCTTGCTGCAGACGTCCTGCACATGCGAGTGAAAGAAGGAAGCAAAATTCGCAATTTACTGCGGTTTGCAACCGCCCGCATGCAGGGGGAAGGACAGGACAGCAGTGCAGCGGCAGTGAGACAGGTGGTCTTCACAGGGCTGGGCAGGGGCATCACCAAGACCATCACCTGCGTGGAAATCCTGAAACGCAAAGTGGCAGGGCTGCATCAGGTGTCCAAACTTTGCTACATGACAGTTAATGAGGTATGGGAGAGCGCACCGCAGGAAGCGGCGACCACAACCGTGGAGAGGACGGTGCCGGCCATCTGCATCCTGCTCTCCAAAGACCCGCTGGATCCCCAGGAGCTGGGCTACCAGCCTCCACAAACCTTCAGCGGTcccacagaggaagaggagagacgAGGAGATCTGCGAAGAACAGCTGGCAGGCCGAATTCACTGCACGCTGCTAAGAGGCTCAGTCTGGATGATTGGACCAGATGTCCTCCTAAAACCTACAAAGTTTAG
- the LOC122835346 gene encoding protein mono-ADP-ribosyltransferase PARP6-like isoform X2, whose translation MDAWQQWAESCSDEEGSDSEDFLCGFQESCTTDLYHQLNADMAAVRSLYSDASVYVREYPSIGGMDVELNINPNIVDVEVAKAWRINPSEPIIICLHFSPSQYLDGPAPSVDVFQPSNIDDFSIGRQLQNILRVFISQEWKHLTNDSPVVQRKSRHSWYRPNGTIKRFSARFSVWLPPSKPNEMQEPTDKERNAMNHFTSQTTSYDIKNSTGELFTSTAGGKIMRYAEQRIPTLNEYCVVCDEQHVFQNGPMLKTAVCTRELCVFSYHTLGVMSGATEEVATGAEVIDLLVAMCRAALQSSRKSLIFEPYPSVVDPCNPKTLAFSPKRKSYERLQKALDGVLLIRRMAQGPYSEIKKQMDKIDPLSHPLLQWILASNRSHMVKLPLNKHLRFMRTPHQFLLVSAPPSKEVRFQTARKLYGSTFAFHGSHIENWHSILRKGLINASYTKLQLHGAAYGKGIYLSPISNISFGYSDMGKGQHQIPTREELKKKYNQINKIKQEEPGQPRFLQSSNLSCIALCEVITSKALQKHGNIWVCPVSDHVCTRFLFVYENGQVGDVHINTQDAQIQREILQATGSKPS comes from the exons ATG GATGCGTGGCAGCAGTGGGCTGAGAGCTGCAGCGATGAAGAAGGCAGCGACTCCGAGGACTTCCTGTGTGGATTCCAG GAGAGCTGTACCACTGACCTTTATCACCAGCTGAATGCAGACATGGCAGCCGTCCGGTCTTTGTACTCAGATGCTTCCGTCTATGTCAG GGAATACCCATCAATCGGTGGCATGGATGTGGAGCTGAACATTAACCCCAACATTGTGGAT GTGGAAGTGGCTAAAGCCTGGAGGATTAATCCATCAGAGCCCATCATCATCTGCCTGCACTTCTCGCCGTCTCAGTATCTGGACGGACCTG CTCCCTCTGTGGATGTTTTCCAACCATCCAATATTGATGATTTCAGTATAGGAAGACAACTGCAAAA TATTCTTAGAGTCTTCATATCTCAGGAGTGGAAACATCTGACCAACGACAGCCCTGTTGTCCAGAGAAAGAGCAGACACAGCTGGTACCGACCCAACGGCACCATCAAGAGGTTCAGCGCTCGATTCAGCGTTTGGCTGCCACCTTCAAA GCCAAATGAGATGCAGGAACCGACTGATAAAGAAAGGAATGCAATGAATCACTTCACCAGTCAAACGACTTCTTATGACATAAAGAACTCAACTGGAGAACTGTTCACTTCCACAGCTGGAGGAAAG ATAATGAGGTACGCTGAGCAGAGAATCCCAACGCTGAATGAATATTGTGTTGTTTGTGACGAGCAACATGTTTTCCAAAATGGGCCGATGCTTAAG actGCAGTTTGCACCAGGGAGCTTTGCGTGTTTTCCTATCATACGCTGGGAGTTATGTCTGGAGCTACAGAAGAGGTCGCGACTGGTGCAGAG GTGATCGACCTGCTGGTGGCCATGTGCAGAGCTGCCCTTCAGTCGTCCCGAAAAAGCCTAATATTTGAACCATACCCCTCCGTTGTTGATCCGTGCAACCCCAAAACTCTGGCCTTTAGCCCCAAG AGGAAGAGTTATGAAAGGCTGCAGAAAGCTCTGGATGGTGTGTTGCTAATCAGGAGGATGGCTCAG GGTCCATATTCTGAGATAAAGAAGCAAATGGACAAGATAGACCCCCTCTCTCATCCTTTACTACAATG GATTTTAGCAAGCAACAGATCACACATGGTCAAGCTTCCACTCAACAAG CATCTGAGGTTTATGCGCACACCCCATCAGTTCCTGCTGGTCAGTGCTCCTCCGTCCAAGGAGGTTCGCTTTCAAACTGCCAGGAAATTGTACGGCAGCACTTTTGCCTTCCA CGGTTCTCACATTGAAAACTGGCACTCCATCTTGAGGAAAGGCTTAATCAATGCGTCGTACACAAAATTACAG ctTCACGGAGCTGCTTATGGTAAAGGCATCTATCTGAGTCCCATTTCAAACATATCTTTTGGATATTCGG ACATGGGAAAAGGTCAACATCAAATACCAACCAGAGAGGAActcaaaaagaaatacaaccagataaataaaatcaaacag gaGGAACCAGGACAACCAAGGTTTCTGCAAAGCAGTAATCTGAGCTGCATAGCACTTTGTGAAG TGATAACCTCAAAGGCTCTTCAGAAGCACGGAAACATTTGGGTTTGTCCGGTGTCCGACCATGTGTGTACACGCTTCCTCTTTGT GTATGAAAACGGTCAGGTGGGAGACGTGCACATCAATACACAAGATGCACAAATTCAGAGGGAAATTTTACAAGCAACTGGTTCAAAGCCAAGCTGA
- the LOC122835346 gene encoding protein mono-ADP-ribosyltransferase PARP6-like isoform X1: protein MDAWQQWAESCSDEEGSDSEDFLCGFQESCTTDLYHQLNADMAAVRSLYSDASVYVREYPSIGGMDVELNINPNIVDVEVAKAWRINPSEPIIICLHFSPSQYLDGPAPSVDVFQPSNIDDFSIGRQLQNILRVFISQEWKHLTNDSPVVQRKSRHSWYRPNGTIKRFSARFSVWLPPSKPNEMQEPTDKERNAMNHFTSQTTSYDIKNSTGELFTSTAGGKRVMVSAVKSSAHLSTKQLVELLFTPPAIRHCKSTPTLQHGFLVQIMRYAEQRIPTLNEYCVVCDEQHVFQNGPMLKTAVCTRELCVFSYHTLGVMSGATEEVATGAEVIDLLVAMCRAALQSSRKSLIFEPYPSVVDPCNPKTLAFSPKRKSYERLQKALDGVLLIRRMAQGPYSEIKKQMDKIDPLSHPLLQWILASNRSHMVKLPLNKHLRFMRTPHQFLLVSAPPSKEVRFQTARKLYGSTFAFHGSHIENWHSILRKGLINASYTKLQLHGAAYGKGIYLSPISNISFGYSDMGKGQHQIPTREELKKKYNQINKIKQEEPGQPRFLQSSNLSCIALCEVITSKALQKHGNIWVCPVSDHVCTRFLFVYENGQVGDVHINTQDAQIQREILQATGSKPS from the exons ATG GATGCGTGGCAGCAGTGGGCTGAGAGCTGCAGCGATGAAGAAGGCAGCGACTCCGAGGACTTCCTGTGTGGATTCCAG GAGAGCTGTACCACTGACCTTTATCACCAGCTGAATGCAGACATGGCAGCCGTCCGGTCTTTGTACTCAGATGCTTCCGTCTATGTCAG GGAATACCCATCAATCGGTGGCATGGATGTGGAGCTGAACATTAACCCCAACATTGTGGAT GTGGAAGTGGCTAAAGCCTGGAGGATTAATCCATCAGAGCCCATCATCATCTGCCTGCACTTCTCGCCGTCTCAGTATCTGGACGGACCTG CTCCCTCTGTGGATGTTTTCCAACCATCCAATATTGATGATTTCAGTATAGGAAGACAACTGCAAAA TATTCTTAGAGTCTTCATATCTCAGGAGTGGAAACATCTGACCAACGACAGCCCTGTTGTCCAGAGAAAGAGCAGACACAGCTGGTACCGACCCAACGGCACCATCAAGAGGTTCAGCGCTCGATTCAGCGTTTGGCTGCCACCTTCAAA GCCAAATGAGATGCAGGAACCGACTGATAAAGAAAGGAATGCAATGAATCACTTCACCAGTCAAACGACTTCTTATGACATAAAGAACTCAACTGGAGAACTGTTCACTTCCACAGCTGGAGGAAAG AGAGTGATGGTCTCAGCTGTCAAATCTTCAGCACATCTGAGCACcaaacagctggtggagctGCTGTTCACCCCCCCGGCCATCAGACACTGTAAAAGCACACCGACCCTCCAGCACGGCTTCTTAGTACAG ATAATGAGGTACGCTGAGCAGAGAATCCCAACGCTGAATGAATATTGTGTTGTTTGTGACGAGCAACATGTTTTCCAAAATGGGCCGATGCTTAAG actGCAGTTTGCACCAGGGAGCTTTGCGTGTTTTCCTATCATACGCTGGGAGTTATGTCTGGAGCTACAGAAGAGGTCGCGACTGGTGCAGAG GTGATCGACCTGCTGGTGGCCATGTGCAGAGCTGCCCTTCAGTCGTCCCGAAAAAGCCTAATATTTGAACCATACCCCTCCGTTGTTGATCCGTGCAACCCCAAAACTCTGGCCTTTAGCCCCAAG AGGAAGAGTTATGAAAGGCTGCAGAAAGCTCTGGATGGTGTGTTGCTAATCAGGAGGATGGCTCAG GGTCCATATTCTGAGATAAAGAAGCAAATGGACAAGATAGACCCCCTCTCTCATCCTTTACTACAATG GATTTTAGCAAGCAACAGATCACACATGGTCAAGCTTCCACTCAACAAG CATCTGAGGTTTATGCGCACACCCCATCAGTTCCTGCTGGTCAGTGCTCCTCCGTCCAAGGAGGTTCGCTTTCAAACTGCCAGGAAATTGTACGGCAGCACTTTTGCCTTCCA CGGTTCTCACATTGAAAACTGGCACTCCATCTTGAGGAAAGGCTTAATCAATGCGTCGTACACAAAATTACAG ctTCACGGAGCTGCTTATGGTAAAGGCATCTATCTGAGTCCCATTTCAAACATATCTTTTGGATATTCGG ACATGGGAAAAGGTCAACATCAAATACCAACCAGAGAGGAActcaaaaagaaatacaaccagataaataaaatcaaacag gaGGAACCAGGACAACCAAGGTTTCTGCAAAGCAGTAATCTGAGCTGCATAGCACTTTGTGAAG TGATAACCTCAAAGGCTCTTCAGAAGCACGGAAACATTTGGGTTTGTCCGGTGTCCGACCATGTGTGTACACGCTTCCTCTTTGT GTATGAAAACGGTCAGGTGGGAGACGTGCACATCAATACACAAGATGCACAAATTCAGAGGGAAATTTTACAAGCAACTGGTTCAAAGCCAAGCTGA